The following is a genomic window from Acidobacteriota bacterium.
AAATTCGCCATCGCGCAATAGCTGACGCCTGGCAACATCGAGTCGAAAGTTATCGAACTCGTAAATCTGCTGCTTGAGTTTGCTCATGGTCGCCATTCGGAAGTTTTCGGAAAAAATTCGCCGCCAATTAAAGACTTTCACAACCCGTTGCCGCTAGGCTGGATGTCGGAGTGCAACCGGGAGTCGCCGGAAGTTTAAGGAGCTGATGCCTATTGCGACCGTCAAATTCTAACAAATGATGCGAACGAAAACCAAAATTGAAATCACCATTGAGAACCGCCAGCGCGCGGCGATTCGCTTGCGCCATCAGCGCGCACAATGGTGCGAAGCCTGCGCGGCACGAGTTTGGATGCTGGTGCCAAATGAAGCGGCAGCGATGCTGCAAACCACGGCGCGCAACATCTATCGGCGCGTCGAAGCCGGCGAAGTTCATTTCCTGGAGACCGAAGACGGCGTCTTGCTCATCTGTCGCAACTCGCTCGCACAAGGTCTACTCATTGCCGACTGGGAAAATATCAAGCGCCCATAAAAATTTATTTCAGGTAATGGTAATACGGCGTCTGGTATACGTCACCTTATTGTTGATAAGGCGACAAAGCCGGGAAGCGAAGTTGAAGGTTATTGGTAGGAGAAACCTGTATGCAAAAGAACCATAGAATAAATCGGAAGAACAAGGGGTATGCGTGGCAGGCGCTGGCGCTGCTGTTGGTGTTCTCACTCGCGGTCGCAGTCACCTGTCAGACCAAGCGACGTCCGAGCGAGCCGCAGATGCTCGGTTTCGAGTTTGAAACCGTGACCATGAATTTAGACGGGAAGCTTGCCAACCGCCGAAAAGGGCAGGCGCGCTATTTCGTCGAAGACCTCAAAGGGGTCAGGCTTGAGATGGTTGAAATACCGGCAGGTACGTTCCTGATGGGAACCAGCCGCGCTCAGGCTGATCAGGAGAAAGCGATAGGCCAAAAGCCGGAGGGCGGTCCATACTCGTCCTGCGTCTGGGAGATGCCACAGCACGAAGTTGCGGTGCCGTCGTTTTACATGGGCAAGTATGAGGTGACGCAAGCGCAATGGAAAGCCGTCGCCAAGTTGCCCAAAGTGAGTCTGAAACTGGATCCCGATCCGTCACAGGCGGAAGGCGATAACCGGCCGGTCGAACAAATTTCCTGGGACGAGGCGATTGAATTTTGCGCGCGACTATCTAAAGCGACAGGCAGGAGGTATCGCTTGCCTTCGGAAGCCGAATGGGAGTACGCCTGCCGGGCAGGAACCACAACCGCATTTGCGTTTGGCGAAAATGTCACAAATGGGATGGTGGTGAGCACGTTAGGAAAGAGTAGTCCTGTGGGCACGACCGGAATAGCTAACAATTTCGGCTTATACGATATGCATGGAAGTGTGCAGGAATGGTGTCAGGACTACTGGCACGAGGATTACAATGAAGCGCCGACAGATGGCAGTGCCTGGGAAACCGGACGCAAACCGCCAGGGCGAGTAGTGCGTGGGTACTGGGCAGGTGGGGGGGCTTGGGTAGCTGACCGCGACCGAGGTCGCTCAGCCAGCCGCCTATACCTATCGCCGAATACAAGAAACGACGGGACGGGGTTTCGCGTGGTGGTCAATGCGCGAAATCGTTGACCTGCCCATTTTACCCTTCTGCTCACCCGAAATAGCACGAATAAACGAGAGGCAGTGCCAAAATTACTCAGGCCACGGGTCGCCGACCGGTTGGCGCGGCAATCTGCTTACGGCTACGGAAGCGCGCGGTCTGATCAGTGAGTCCTATGCAATTTTTATATTGATGAATTGTTTGAATGGTTATTTTCAGGATGCCAATCTGGATTCGCTTGGCGAAGCATTGATGAAAGCCGAGCGTGGCGGCGCGTTGGCAGTCTGGGCATCATCAGGATTGACTTTACCAATGGAGCAAACGCTAATGAATCAGGCGCTCTATGGCGAGCTATTCAATCCAAGTCTTGCGGGCAAAGCAGGCATCACACTCGGCGAAGCTACGCGACAAGCCAAGACCAAAATCAATGACCGGGATATTCGCCGCACCTGGATACTGTTTGGCGACCCGACGCTGAAAGTAAGATGATTGATAAACGAATGGAAAAGAGAGAAAGGGAGAAGGGGAGAAAGGGAGAAAGAGTGATTAGCGTGTGTGGAGTTTACCAAAACCTGCAATCAATTGCTTTGAATATCAATCAATTGGTGATGGCTGCCATCTCGTCAACAGGATGAAAACGGCTACAGGAGTCAGTTTCACGCCACCTGCTCATAGCTTTCTTTGTCTCCCCTTCTCCCTTTCTTCAAACGAGCATTTACTTCACCGCCGCTCCGGTGACGATGTGCGGGCTGCTGCTCAATTTGTCATTCACGCGCTTAACGGAACCCGCGATGAGGGCATTCAAATCGGCGATGACTTTACCCACTTCATCGGTGATTTCGCGCATACGCAGTTTCTGCCCTTCCGTGGGTTCAGCAATCGGCGATGAAATGCCATTCATCAATGAGTTCGCATCTTCGCGAAGTTTTCCCGGACAGCGATAACCGAAATTGCATTCGCGCACCAGACGGGCGCGCAACTTCCTGAGTTCATCGAGCGCCGCGTTGATATCTGCCTGAACATTGGCTGCCCCGTTTGGCGCGTTCTCTTCACTCATCGCCACACTCACATCTCTTCGCAAAGTGGTTTGCAAGGTGGTGAGTTGTTGGGTGAGGTCATCAACTTTGGCAATGACCTGATTGAGACGCGATACCAACTCGCGCATTGCAAGCGCGGCATTGAGTTGCGCGGTTAATTCCGCTTCACTCACTTTCAGGCGCGGGTCGAGTTCGACTTTTACACTCTTGGTCATCGGCGGTTTATTGCCGACTTTCAACGTCACGTTGTATTCACCGGGTAGCACTGCGGGTCCGCCGCCAAATCCGAAACGCGCGGCGATTTCGGCAACCTCCGCGGGCGCGGCTGTGGCTCTTGCGCCTGCGCCTTGACCCAAGCCTTGACCGCCACCTGCACCACCTCGACCGCCTGCGCCTTGACCGCCACCACCGAAGCCGCGTCCGCCGGCTTGCGCGCCGGGAGCCTGCCGCGCGCCGTCATAACGCAAATCCCACATCACGCGATTGATCCCGGCTTTGTTGCCTTGATTCGGCAGTTGGCGAATCGCGCGAATCACTTTGCCGCTTTTATCGGTAATGGTAATGGTGATGGGTTCGCGGGTCTCTTGTTTCAAATAGTAATCAATCATCGCGCCCGGCGGCAGATTTTGCCCGGTAAAAATTTTGCTGCCTAAATTGGAATCTTTACTCCAGGTTTGCATACGCATCGCCGGACGAATGTCGAACAACATGGCTTCGACCTGCTGCGCCTGCGCGAGATTTTGCAAAGGCGTGAGGTTATCCAAAATCCAAGCGCCGCGCCCATGCGTGCCGATAATCAAATCATTCTCGCGTGGATGAATCGCCAAATCATTTACGGCGACCGGCGGCAGGTTATTGCGAATCGACACCCAGCTTGCGCCACCATCCCACGACGCAAAGACGCCAAGCTCAGTGCCTGCATAAAGCAAATTTTTCACCTTGGGGTCTTCGCGCACCACATGCACATAAGCTTTCGCGGGCAAGTTGCCTTGGATGGCTGACCAGGTCTGTCCGTAGTCCGTCGTCTTAAAGGCGTGCGGCGAAAAATCATCATCGCGGTGACGGTCAACCGCTACGAATGCTGTCCCTGCATCGTGCGGCGAAGCGTCAATCATCGGCACATAAGAATTCGCGGGCAAGCCTTTGATGTTGGCAACCACATTCGTCCAGGTTTTGCCATGGTCTTTGGTGATTTGAATATTGCCGTCATCAGTGCCGACCCAGATGACGCCTTTTTGCACAGGCGATTCGGCAATCGTCAAAATCGTGCAATGAAATTCGGCGGCGGTATTATCGGTTACCACCTGCCCGCCCGATGATTGCTGTTTGCTTTTATCATTGGTGGTGAGGTCGCCGCTTAAAACTTCCCATGATTGTCCGCGATTGGCGGTTTTAAACAACACGTTGCCGCCGAAATATATGGTCTTGGGGTCGTGCGGCGAACGCACAATCGGCGGATTCCAGTTGAAACGATATTTATAATCGGAAATCTGCCCGCCGGTTGAGCCGACCTCTTTCGGATAAGGATTGATGTTGCGCGACCAACCGGTGTTGGTATCAATGACGCTAATCGTGCCGCCTTGCGAATCGGAATAAATGATGTTCGGTTCATCGAGTTCGGGCACCGCAAAAAATCCGTCGCCGCCGCTTACCGTCGCCCAGTCATCGGTGCGTATGCCTTCGCGAAAGTTGGTCGCCGAAGGACCAACCCAGTTGCCGTTATCCTGCAATCCGCCGTACACATAATAGAACGGACGCCGCATATCATAAGTGATGTGATAGAACTGCGAGAGCACGAGGTTTTTGAAAATTTCAAAGGTGCGCCCTTTATCATTCGAGATTTGAAAACCGCCGTCGCTGCCGCTCAATATGCGATTGGAGTTCGCCGGGTCAATCCACAATGATTGATGATCGCCGTGAACATTTTGCGCAAGGTTATTAAAGGTTCTGCCGCCATCACCGGACATACTCAAACTGCCGCTCAGTGAATAAAGGCGTTCAGGGTCGTTGGGGTCTACGCGAATGTCGCTGTAATAGAACGGGCGGAAATTGATATTCGGGTTATCGTAAACGCTGCGCCAGGTCGCGCCCCGGTCATCGGAACGAAAGAGATTTCCTTCGCTTTTGGTTTCGGTAATCATATAGACGATGTTCGGATTGCTGCGCGCCACGGCAATGCCGATTCTGTCCATAGGCGTGCGCGGCAAACCGTTGGTAAGTTTCGTCCAGGTCTCGCCGCCATCTTTCGATTGATAGAGCGCGGTTGCGCCGCCGCCGCTGGTGAAATGCCAGGCTTTGCGCCGAAAGGTGTACATCCCTGCGTAAAGAATGCGCGGATTTTGCGAATCAATATCGAGGTCGGAACAGCCCGTGTCCTGGTCTATGTAGAGAACTTTTTTCCAGGTCTTGCCGCCATCTGTGGTTTTAAACACGCCGCGTTCTTCGTTTGCGCCCCAGGCGTGACCGAGCGCCGCAACCCAGGCGGTGTCGGGGTCGGTCGGATGGATGCGAATGCGTTTGATGCGTTCGCTGTCGGGGAGTCCAAGATATTTCCAGGTCTCGCCGGCGTCGGTCGAACGATAAACGCCGTTGCCGAAACTGGCGCTGTTGCGCGGATCGCCTTCGCCTGTGCCTACCCAGATGACGTTAGTATCAGAGGGTGCAATGGCGATAGCGCCGATGGAATAGACCGCTTGATTTTCAAAGATGGCGCGAAATGTGGTGCCGCCATTGGTGGTTTTATGAATGCCGCCATTTGCGCCCGCGACATAAAAGGTCGATGGGTCGCCCGTTATGCCGACGATGTCAGTGACCCGTCCGCCCATGTTTGCGGGACCTATCGAACGCCAGCGCAGTCCGGCAAGCGCCGCAGCCTCTTTCGGAAGACCCGCTGATTGTTGTGCGCCTTGGATGATGTTGGAAAAAGGCAGAGCCAAGGCAAGTAAAAGAGAAACCATGACCAATCGCTTCATGTGAGCCTCCTCGTCAAAAAGTTTTCCACTGGTTCGCTTAAAAGGTGTTGAGATTTTTAAGAAACAATTTAACAACGAATTTTAAATTGCGGCGCAATCTTATTGATTTCAGGGTGGACAAGCAAGACGCTGGCGCTGAACCCACGAACGGCTTCAACCGATAACTTGACATGGTTGGATGAGCATTGTATAAGCCCGCCAAATCAATCCTTGAAAAAGGCGGTGAAAAGAATGCGCTTGAATCATCGGAGTAAAGTTCAACAATTGCTGGCTCTGGGTGTCGGTTTATTAGCGTTCGTGCAGATGATTGCAATGATCGCGCCTGCGCAAACTCGCGCGCCGCGCGCGTCACCTAAAAGCGCCTCCGCTGGTTTACGACTCGCGCGACTGCCGAAAACCAAACCGCGCAATATCATCTTCATTCTCACGGATGACCATCGTTATGACGCGCTCGGTTTTCTGCACAGTCAACCGTTTATCGAAACGCCAAACCTCGACGAGATGGCGCGCACCGGCGCGCATTTAAAAAATGCGTTTGTGACCACGGCGCTTTGCTCGCCGAGCCGCGCCTCCATTCTCACAGGACTCTATGCTCATCGCCATCGCGTGGTTGATAACAACAATCCCGTACCGGCTGACCTCACCTTCTTTTCGCAATACCTGCAACGCGCCGGTTATGACACAGCCTTTATCGGCAAGTGGCACATGGGTGGCGAAATTGATCACCCGCAACGCGGCTTCAATCACTGGGTGAGTTTCAAAGGACAAGGCACTTATTTACCAAATCCCAACGGCTTGAATGTAAACGGCAAGCGCGTCCCGCAACGCGGCTACATCACCGACGAACTCACAGATTATGCGATTGATTGGCTCAATCAGCGTCGAGGCAACCAACCCTTTATGCTTTACCTTTCACACAAAGGCGTGCATTCCGATTTCGTCCCCGCGGAAAGGCACCAGGGGCGCGGGCAAAATAAAACTTTCACGCCGCCGAAAACCATGTCAGCGGAACTAAGCAGAGGCTTTCCGATGTGGGTACAGAATCAGCGCAACAGTTGGCACGGCGTCGATTTCCCTTATCACAGCGACCTCAATATCGGCGAATACTACAAGCGTTATGCTGAAACTTTGCTGGGCGTCGATGACAGCGTCGGGCGCGTGATGCAGTGGCTCAGAGAAAACCATCTGCTTGATTCGACGCTGGTGATTTATATGGGCGATAACGGATTCGCTTTCGGGGAACACGGCTTGATTGATAAACGCACGGCTTACGAAGAATCCATGCGCGTGCCGATGATTGCCCATTGCCCTGAATTATTCAAAGGCGGCGCTGAGATCAATCAGGTGGTTGCAAACATCGACATCGCGCCGACCATACTGGAAGCCGCAGCACTCAAAGCGCCCGCGAACCTGGATGGTCGAAGTTTTTTATCACTCCTGCAAAATAAACAGGTGAATTGGCGCGAGGCTCTGTTGTATGAGTATTTCTGGGAACGCAACTTTCCCCATACTCCAACCATGCATGCGTTGCGCACCGGGCGGTACAAATACATTCACTATCAAGGTATTTGGGACAGCGATGAACTCTTCGATATGCAGGCTGACCCGTTGGAAACCACCAATCTCATTAATCGTTCCGAACATCAAGGGTTAATCAGACAACTCAATCAACAGCTTTTCGATTTGCTTGATGAAACCAGAGGCATGTACATTCCGCTCTATCCTGACCGTGGAAGACAAGCGAACCTCCGTCGCAAAAGCGGCAGTCGCCCGGCGGATTTCCCTGCTCATCTGATGCGCGAAAAAAACGACCGGCAATGAAAAGACGAGGAGCGCCGATAAAATATCCGCACTCCTCAATTGCTCATCGCCTGAACACTGCCAGAGTCGGTCATTCGCCAGAACGGTTGATAATTCTAAAAGCGCGTCACTTTGATGGTGAGCGCCTGCGTATCGCTTGCCGGAACTGCCTGACTGTCACGCACACGCGCGACAAAACTCCACGTCCCTTTTTTCACTGGTGTGCCGCTGATGACACCGGTTGCCGAATTGAGCGTGAGTCCTTTCGGCAACGCGCCGGACGCCAGCGACCAACTGTAAGGCGACACGCCACCGGTCGCCTGCAAGGTTTGCTGATAGGCGACTGCGATTTTGCCATTCGGCAAACTGGTTGTCGTGATGTTGAGCGTCGCAACCGGCGGCGCATTGACCACTAGAGAAAATTGTTTCGCATTCGTCGCCGGTGGCGTTTGCGCATCGCTCACCTGCACAGTGAACGTATAACTTCCCGTGGTGGTCGGCGTTCCATTCAATACGCCGGTCGCGGAATTCAATTGCAATCCATTTGGCAACGCGCCACTCACCACAGACCAACTGTAAGGCGTCACTCCGCCGGTTGCCGCAAAGGTCGTCGAATAGGCGGTATTGACGGTTCCCGCAGGCACGCTGGTCGTGGTAATCGTAAGTGATGCAGGCGGCGGTGGTGGTGTAGAACCCTGACGTTCAAATGCCCCGATGTCCAGGATGCCATCATTCAAACGGTCTTCGCCGCTTTGATGCTTGACGTATTGGCGCGTCAGGTTGTTGGTTAAAAACGCCCGTGAATGCAACTGCGCCCCGGCATTGAGGCAACCGGAAGTTGTTGCGAGGTGATAATCCTGTGTGGCTTCATCAACGAATCCCGGCGATGAACCAAGCACAGAGGTTCCGTCATTATTCACGGTTCCGGTCATGGCGCTGAATGAATTCACATATCCGGGCTTGAACCAGTTGCGTGTCATATTCAAAACCCCGGTGTCATCCAGCAGCGACAAGGTATTTCCCGCAGCCGTCACATAGGTAATGTTGTTGCGAAAATCGCAGGTCTCTTCGTTGGTCGAAAGTCTCATTATCGTCGTGCGGTCGGTGCGCGTTGACACAATCGTGTTGTTGTAAAAATACAAAACCCCTTTGCGATAATTTGCCGTCGCGCCGCTGTCGCCGCCGTAATGGGCGATTTGCCGGTTGCCGGCTGCCGCCGGTTCAATCAACACATTGCCGTAAACAAAAGTTTCGCGGTAGCTCGCCTGACCGCGAATCAATGAACTGTCTTCGCCATCGACCAAATCGAGTTGCCGGTTGCCGCCTTCAATCCAGTTGTAACGCACCACCAGTCCCGCCGAACGGTCTTTGAGGTTGTTGCCGAGACAACCGGCGCGCAAGGGACCGAAACGGTTGTATTGAAAAGTAATGCCGATGGCTGCCGTGTAGTTGTTGTGTTCATAGATGCTGTTGACATTGCCATTGTCGTAAATGTAGTTGCCTTCGACGAGAAGGTTTCTTGATGCCAGCGCGTCGCTTGATGCCACGAAAAAGCCATTGCCGCAATCGTGCAATGTGCAATTGCGCACAGTGATATTTTCGCCCTTCTCGACATAAATCGAGGCGGCGTTATTGACATAAGCCTGCACTGCGCCGTTTGTCGCGGTGTAGGTGTAAGGCGGGCGGGCGCTGCGTATGTCGAGATTTTCAATGGTGATGTATTTCGGCAAAGTATCGGCGGGAACATTTGCGCCGCCGATTTTGATGACCGAGCGATTTTGATTCCAGTAATTCAATACCGAACGTGTGGTCGCGCCGTTGCCATCAAGGACGGGCTGTTCGCCGTTTGGACCCGAAACTCCGCGCACGGTGATGGGAGCCGCCGCCGTGCCTTGCCGACAGATAACAAATTTTTCTTTGTAAGGCGTCGAACGCCAGTAAATCAACACCGTGTCACCGGCTTGCAAACTCTCCCAGGGAACCGCGCCGATTGAGGTGTAAGGTTTATCGGCGCCGACTTCGTAAACATTGCCCTGCGCTTTTGCGCCTGGATAAAAGAAACTAACGAAAAAGGCTGCGACCAGCGTAAACAGAAAAAGTGTCGTTATTTTTTTCAAGGTAACCATCTCCTCAAACGAATGTGGGCAAAGAGAAAATTTCAAAATTATTCCCGTGAGGTTGATTAGCTGTTTGTCTTGTTGAATCAAATGCGGGAGCAAATTATTGATTCATTGGTTCAGCCCGGTGAGGAAAAGGCTTGCCCGGATTGTAACAAAAAGCCTGTAACAAACAATAGAAATGATGCGCCTTTGAAATTATCAACAGCCCTTTGCCCGTTTGCTTAGGCGCGTATCTATGCCGCATTTTTTCGCCTTGCAATCACCTGCGATTATCCGCAGCATCCGTTGTATCCGGTGGGAAGCCCACCTTAATTTTGCGCCGAAGCATTTTCTGAGAAAACCGTGATACCGATTCCGCTAAAATTTGCTTTCGCTTTCATGACACGCGGCAGTTTATTTGATAGGCTTGCGCCTCGTCGCTTGAGCATTTCCCGATTACATATTTGAGGTAGTGATTTTTACGGATGATCGCTAAACTTCGCGGACTCTTTTTAGTCATTTTCTGGTTTACGGCAATTGCCCTCATCGGTCCCGTCATCATTCTGCTTTGTAAACTGACCGGCAATGAAAATTTTATTTACGAACCGGTGCGCCTGTTTGTCCGAATCGGACTGGCGCTCGTGGGCGTCAAAATCGAAGTCAAAGGTTTGCAGCGCCTCGACCCCAACCAACCTTATATTTTCACCCCCAATCACCAAAGCTTTATCGAGGTTCCTTTGTTCGTCACCTACCTTGGGCGCAACCCCGCGTACCTGGCTAAAAAAGAGGTCTTCAAATATCCGGTATTCGGCACCGGCATTCGTTTAATCAAAGTGGTGCCCGTGGATCGCAGCAATTCTCCGGCGGCGGTTGAAAGCGCCAAACTCGCTACCCAATATATTCGCGAAGGCAAATCTTATATGGTTTACCCGGAAGGCACGCGCTCGCCTGACGGCAGAATGTTACCGTTTAAAAAAGGCGCGTTCATTATGGCGATTGATGCAGGGGTGCCGATTGTGCCGGTGACGGTTTCGGGCGCGACGCGGGTGATGCCCAAAGGTGAATTCAATGTTTACCCGTCAACTGTTCATATCACCATTCACCAACCCATCAGCACCAAAGGGTACTCGAAAGAAAATGTCGCGGAACTGATGCAGCGCACGCGGGAAAAAATCTATTCGGCACTGAGCGCCGAAGAAGCCGGAACGACAACGCAATAATTTTTAAATCCGCCCAATTCGTTTTATCCATTCAATCCTAAGATAAATTTTACCTTGCAAACGCGCGCCATTCACGCAAACCCTAAGCCGTCAACTTGATTTAGCAATTGCCCGCTGAAGGCGTCTCCGACTGCATAGACGACATCAACCGGTCATTCGTGCCTGAGCGCCACCATCGGGTCGGTGCGCGCAGCTTTGCGCGCAGGAATCAAACAGGCAATCAGCGCAACCGTCATCAGCGTAAAGGCAATCAGGATAAATACCGTCGGGTCGGTGGCGCTCACAGCGAAAAGCAAATCGGTCAGCAGCCGCGTCAAGGCATATGCGCCAAACATGCCAATCGCAAGTCCAAACAAAATCAGCGCGAAGCCTTGCCCGACAATCAATCGCAAAATTCGTTGCGCGCCTGCGCCAAGCGCCAGCCTGATGCCGATTTCATGGGTGCGCTGGTTGACCGTGTAAGCCATCAATCCGTAAATGCCGAGCGCCGCCAGCGCCAGCGCGATATCAGCAAAAAGCCCCAGCAAAAGCAGGTAAAATCGCGGTTGCGCAACGGAATCTGCGAGTAATTGTTCGAGCGTGCGAACTCGCGTGATGGCAGTAAATTTGTCGACTTCCAGAATGCGTGTGCGCAATGCCGCAATCAGAGTTTCGGGTTCGGCGGTGGTGCGCACCGCAAGCGTCATAAATGAGACATCTTTTTGTTGATAGGATTGATAAAAGCCCGGTTGGTTTTCCCGTGCGAGTCCGAACTGTTTGACGTCAGTTGTGACGCCGATAATTTCCAGCCATTTCTCCGGTTCCCCTTTCAGCGCAATG
Proteins encoded in this region:
- a CDS encoding C25 family cysteine peptidase gives rise to the protein MREIVDLPILPFCSPEIARINERQCQNYSGHGSPTGWRGNLLTATEARGLISESYAIFILMNCLNGYFQDANLDSLGEALMKAERGGALAVWASSGLTLPMEQTLMNQALYGELFNPSLAGKAGITLGEATRQAKTKINDRDIRRTWILFGDPTLKVR
- a CDS encoding formylglycine-generating enzyme family protein produces the protein MQKNHRINRKNKGYAWQALALLLVFSLAVAVTCQTKRRPSEPQMLGFEFETVTMNLDGKLANRRKGQARYFVEDLKGVRLEMVEIPAGTFLMGTSRAQADQEKAIGQKPEGGPYSSCVWEMPQHEVAVPSFYMGKYEVTQAQWKAVAKLPKVSLKLDPDPSQAEGDNRPVEQISWDEAIEFCARLSKATGRRYRLPSEAEWEYACRAGTTTAFAFGENVTNGMVVSTLGKSSPVGTTGIANNFGLYDMHGSVQEWCQDYWHEDYNEAPTDGSAWETGRKPPGRVVRGYWAGGGAWVADRDRGRSASRLYLSPNTRNDGTGFRVVVNARNR
- a CDS encoding lysophospholipid acyltransferase family protein, whose protein sequence is MIAKLRGLFLVIFWFTAIALIGPVIILLCKLTGNENFIYEPVRLFVRIGLALVGVKIEVKGLQRLDPNQPYIFTPNHQSFIEVPLFVTYLGRNPAYLAKKEVFKYPVFGTGIRLIKVVPVDRSNSPAAVESAKLATQYIREGKSYMVYPEGTRSPDGRMLPFKKGAFIMAIDAGVPIVPVTVSGATRVMPKGEFNVYPSTVHITIHQPISTKGYSKENVAELMQRTREKIYSALSAEEAGTTTQ
- a CDS encoding putative Ig domain-containing protein: MKKITTLFLFTLVAAFFVSFFYPGAKAQGNVYEVGADKPYTSIGAVPWESLQAGDTVLIYWRSTPYKEKFVICRQGTAAAPITVRGVSGPNGEQPVLDGNGATTRSVLNYWNQNRSVIKIGGANVPADTLPKYITIENLDIRSARPPYTYTATNGAVQAYVNNAASIYVEKGENITVRNCTLHDCGNGFFVASSDALASRNLLVEGNYIYDNGNVNSIYEHNNYTAAIGITFQYNRFGPLRAGCLGNNLKDRSAGLVVRYNWIEGGNRQLDLVDGEDSSLIRGQASYRETFVYGNVLIEPAAAGNRQIAHYGGDSGATANYRKGVLYFYNNTIVSTRTDRTTIMRLSTNEETCDFRNNITYVTAAGNTLSLLDDTGVLNMTRNWFKPGYVNSFSAMTGTVNNDGTSVLGSSPGFVDEATQDYHLATTSGCLNAGAQLHSRAFLTNNLTRQYVKHQSGEDRLNDGILDIGAFERQGSTPPPPPASLTITTTSVPAGTVNTAYSTTFAATGGVTPYSWSVVSGALPNGLQLNSATGVLNGTPTTTGSYTFTVQVSDAQTPPATNAKQFSLVVNAPPVATLNITTTSLPNGKIAVAYQQTLQATGGVSPYSWSLASGALPKGLTLNSATGVISGTPVKKGTWSFVARVRDSQAVPASDTQALTIKVTRF
- a CDS encoding sulfatase; amino-acid sequence: MRLNHRSKVQQLLALGVGLLAFVQMIAMIAPAQTRAPRASPKSASAGLRLARLPKTKPRNIIFILTDDHRYDALGFLHSQPFIETPNLDEMARTGAHLKNAFVTTALCSPSRASILTGLYAHRHRVVDNNNPVPADLTFFSQYLQRAGYDTAFIGKWHMGGEIDHPQRGFNHWVSFKGQGTYLPNPNGLNVNGKRVPQRGYITDELTDYAIDWLNQRRGNQPFMLYLSHKGVHSDFVPAERHQGRGQNKTFTPPKTMSAELSRGFPMWVQNQRNSWHGVDFPYHSDLNIGEYYKRYAETLLGVDDSVGRVMQWLRENHLLDSTLVIYMGDNGFAFGEHGLIDKRTAYEESMRVPMIAHCPELFKGGAEINQVVANIDIAPTILEAAALKAPANLDGRSFLSLLQNKQVNWREALLYEYFWERNFPHTPTMHALRTGRYKYIHYQGIWDSDELFDMQADPLETTNLINRSEHQGLIRQLNQQLFDLLDETRGMYIPLYPDRGRQANLRRKSGSRPADFPAHLMREKNDRQ